One genomic segment of Bdellovibrio bacteriovorus includes these proteins:
- a CDS encoding DUF3617 domain-containing protein → MKSTIILLLLLSSTSFAQKLEPGLWKTKSVLVLNGLPLPPAEGEECISASQTKNVKETIVKELKKNDCKLDNWNLKGENLQASLSCKKNELNAKGTLRGKVTPKSYDLNGEAEGTYNVIPSQATLRLTGQWTRVCKK, encoded by the coding sequence ATGAAAAGCACCATCATCTTGTTACTTCTTTTATCTTCGACCTCTTTTGCTCAGAAACTTGAACCCGGTCTTTGGAAGACGAAAAGTGTTTTAGTCCTTAATGGGTTGCCGCTTCCTCCTGCAGAAGGGGAAGAGTGCATATCTGCCTCCCAAACTAAAAATGTTAAAGAGACAATCGTCAAAGAATTAAAAAAGAACGACTGCAAATTAGACAATTGGAATTTGAAAGGTGAAAACCTGCAAGCCTCTTTAAGTTGCAAAAAGAACGAACTCAACGCGAAGGGGACTTTGCGTGGGAAAGTGACACCGAAAAGTTATGATCTGAACGGCGAGGCCGAAGGAACCTATAACGTGATTCCTTCACAAGCGACTTTAAGACTCACGGGTCAGTGGACCCGCGTCTGCAAAAAATAA